The DNA window TACTGCGAGTCCGAGGCGTTCGCGGCctggcgcgcgcgacgctgcttctccatcgccgcagcctcctccgccatggccttcgccttctccagcacagACTTGATGCCGCCAACCATGTAGAACGCCATCTCCGGGATCTGGTCGTACGACCCCATCAGCAGGCCAGAGAACGACTCCACCGTGTCGACCAGCTGCACGTAGTGGCCCGTCATGCCCGTGAACACCTCCGCAACCTGGAACGGCTGCGACAGGAACCGGGTCACCTTGCGCGCGCGGTCCACCACAACCTTGTCTTCCTCGCTCAGCTCGTCGATGCCAAGCACCGCAATGAtgtcctgcagctccttgtACTTGGTCAGCATCTGCACGATATCCTGCGCAACGTTGTAGTGGTCCACATCGATCACATCGGGGTCCATGATACGCGACGCGCACTCCAGCGGGTTCACGGCAGGGTAGATGCCCGactccgccaccgcgcggTCCAGCACAGTCGTCGCATCCAGGTGCGAGAACGTCGTCGCGGGCGCGGGATCCGTGATATCATCCGCTGGCACGTACACGGCCTGCACGGACGTGATCGACCCCTTCGTTGTCGACGTGatgcgctcctgcagcatACCAAGATCCTCCGCAAGCGTCGGCTGGTAGCCCACGGCGGCCGGAATgcggcccagcagcgcgGACACCTCGGAGTTCGCCTGCGTGAAGCGGAAGATGTTGTCGATGAACAGCAGCACGTTCTGGCCCTCCACGTCGCGGAAGTACTCCGCCATCGTCAGCGCAGACTgcgcaacgcgcgcgcgcgcacccgGGGGCTCGTTCATCTGCCCgtacacaagcacgcactTCGACTCGCCCTTCAGGTCAATCACCTTCGACTGCATCATCTCCAGGTACAGGTCCGTGCcctcgcgcgtgcgctcgccAACGCCGGCAAACACGGAGAAACCACCGTGGCCCTTCGCGACATTGTTGATCAGCTCCATGATGATCACAGTCTTGCCcacaccggcaccgccgaaCAGGCCGATCTTGCCACCCTTGCAGTAGGGCAGGATCAAGTCGATCACCTTGATGCCGGTCGTCAGGATCGTGTCCTCTGCGGCCTGATCCGCCAGCTTCGGGGCCTCGGCGTGGATCGCCATGCGCATCTTCTCGCCCACGGGGCCGCGCTGGTCGATCGCATCGCCCAGAACGTTGAAGATGCGGCCCAGCGTCTCACGGCCCACCGGCACAGAGATGTTGCCGCCGGTCGACACAACCTTCGACTTCAGCTTCAGCAGGTCCGTCGTCTGCATCGCAATGCAGCGGCCGGTGTTCGCGTCCAAGTGCTGCACGATCTCCAGCGTCAGCGGCTCATCACGGCCAAGGTCCTCCGTCACAtccagcgccgtcagcacgggcggcacgccctccgAGAAGTGCACGTCCACCACCGCACCAATGACCTGCGACACGTAGCCGACGCGGCCCTTGTGCTCCGCAGGcttcgcggcagcggcagccaccgccgacgacgcagcgcgcaccccagcggcgcggcgaatCATCGCAGACTGCACACGGGACAGCATGGTTCTGATAACGTGCGTCTCTAGGATGTAGGATGTGCTGCTTAGGATACTAGCGCAAAAGTCCTTGCGGTCTTTCGTGAGACAGACACTATGCCGGAGAagcgagagggggtgggggtgggtaCAAGGTCAGCGTGTTCCCTtacgggaggggaggggggcgttAATGTGCGCGTATGCAGGAATTTGTCTGGGCACAAGTCAGAGGAAAGAAGGGAAGCAGTCGAGCGACGGAGAAGTCGCGTCGGAAGTCACGGACGCTTAGGCAGACAGACGCCCGCGCAGAAAGCGTGAGCAGCCTGTGCACACGCAGGCGGCATATTGCGGAGGCGTGACGGGCGAAGACCGAGGCGCCATGCCGCGACCGTGGCGGCCCGCCCCCACCATCGCTAGCACGTTATCCCTTTCTTCAAGCGCCTACCGGTGCCCGACCGCGGGGAtcgggaggggggggggataaGCGGTGAGTGCTACACTCCTCTGAGGCTGTGGAAGGGAGGCAGGCCTATGTGGGTGCATGCAGCTGGAGCGGTCTGTTTGGATGCTTTCGAGTCTTACtgcacgtgcgtgcctgtgtgtgtgcaggggcGTGCGTCGGGTCCGTGTGCACGTTTCAGTGCAAGGCTTTAAGAAGATCGTTTCTCTTTCGAAATTCCGAGGGGAGAGGGTTTCCTacacgcgcgtgctgcacgttgccatgtgtgcgtgtgtgtgtgggggggggtcacTATGGCGTCTGTGGCCCATGCCACGTACGCACGTACGGACtgaggcacacacatacagagagacacagacacacgtgcTCGGCACGCGTACAAGACGTAGATAATGCTGCACATGATCCCAACTGGAATGAGGCAGGGAGTGGAGAGAGGACGAGAGAAAGCAACCCGCGTTGCCTCACGGATCCTCGAGAGCGGCGAGCAGAGTGAAAAATGTCAGGTGCACACCGCGAGAGAGCGTTACCACATCCCGTGCATGTTCCAATCAACGGCGGACCTCACTCAGGCCGAGTACGCATGCACTCATCTGTGGATCTTGATCCCGCCAAGTGACTGAGTCAAGATCGACGTCGCCCAGCACCATTGATCTTTGgtgctctcttctctccttcgccCGCACactgtcctcctcctttccttgGCGGAAGGGCCGCACACTGGGCTTCGACCTCCCCCTGCCTCCCGCTTACACGCTcgtccgcgcgcgcgcacattCGTCATTACTACTACTGCTAAGTCCGAGGTGCTCACTATAGCAGtgatgtgtgcgcgtgaagCTGTCTCGTTCCCgtcacgtgcgcacacagccGCACGTGTGCGGGCATCGGCCGACACCGCCGCATATGCCTCACTCGACTCAGTGGTGACGCCCACAGCGATAACCACACCACCTCAGAGCACCGCTCACATCAACAACTTCGATATCAGCAACAGCCGCACCAACTATACCaaaaagaaacagagagggagagaggcaaccgcagcgcgtgcgccgctcttGCTTGTGTCGCCTCCGACTTCAGTCATGCTGGGGcgcccgcctcctcggctcgcgccgctgccctcacTTCCCTCGCACACGTACGTTCGCGGtacgctgcagcgcctttcATCCCTTTTTCATAAACAGATACGCTAGCTCCTGCCTGTGAACGAGAACATGTAAGAGCACGAGGTACGCCGCGCTCGCCACGTGGGGCATGCCGTGGCTGTCACGCAAACGCCGTCAagcacgcacccacgcactcACGGCTCGAGTCGCTGGCGACCTACTGCGAGTCCGAGGCGTTCGCGGCctggcgcgcgcgacgctgcttctccatcgccgcagcctcctccgccatggccttcgccttctccagcacagACTTGATGCCGCCAACCATGTAGAACGCCATCTCCGGGATCTGGTCGTACGACCCCATCAGCAGGCCAGAGAACGACTCCACCGTGTCGACCAGCTGCACGTAGTGGCCCGTCATGCCCGTGAACACCTCCGCAACCTGGAACGGCTGCGACAGGAACCGGGTCACCTTGCGCGCGCGGTCCACCACAACCTTGTCTTCCTCGCTCAGCTCGTCGATGCCAAGCACCGCAATGAtgtcctgcagctccttgtACTTGGTCAGCATCTGCACGATATCCTGCGCAACGTTGTAGTGGTCCACATCGATCACATCGGGGTCCATGATACGCGACGCGCACTCCAGCGGGTTCACGGCAGGGTAGATGCCCGactccgccaccgcgcggTCCAGCACAGTCGTCGCATCCAGGTGCGAGAACGTCGTCGCGGGCGCGGGATCCGTGATATCATCCGCTGGCACGTACACGGCCTGCACGGACGTGATCGACCCCTTCGTTGTCGACGTGatgcgctcctgcagcatACCAAGATCCTCCGCAAGCGTCGGCTGGTAGCCCACGGCGGCCGGAATgcggcccagcagcgcgGACACCTCGGAGTTCGCCTGCGTGAAGCGGAAGATGTTGTCGATGAACAGCAGCACGTTCTGGCCCTCCACGTCGCGGAAGTACTCCGCCATCGTCAGCGCAGACTgcgcaacgcgcgcgcgcgcacccgGGGGCTCGTTCATCTGCCCgtacacaagcacgcactTCGACTCGCCCTTCAGGTCAATCACCTTCGACTGCATCATCTCCAGGTACAGGTCCGTGCcctcgcgcgtgcgctcgccAACGCCGGCAAACACGGAGAAACCACCGTGGCCCTTCGCGACATTGTTGATCAGCTCCATGATGATCACAGTCTTGCCcacaccggcaccgccgaaCAGGCCGATCTTGCCACCCTTGCAGTAGGGCAGGATCAAGTCGATCACCTTGATGCCGGTCGTCAGGATCGTGTCCTCTGCGGCCTGATCCGCCAGCTTCGGGGCCTCGGCGTGGATCGCCATGCGCATCTTCTCGCCCACGGGGCCGCGCTGGTCGATCGCATCGCCCAGAACGTTGAAGATGCGGCCCAGCGTCTCACGGCCCACCGGCACAGAGATGTTGCCGCCGGTCGACACAACCTTCGACTTCAGCTTCAGCAGGTCCGTCGTCTGCATCGCAATGCAGCGGCCGGTGTTCGCGTCCAAGTGCTGCACGATCTCCAGCGTCAGCGGCTCATCACGGCCAAGGTCCTCCGTCACAtccagcgccgtcagcacgggcggcacgccctccgAGAAGTGCACGTCCACCACCGCACCAATGACCTGCGACACGTAGCCGACGCGGCCCTTGTGCTCCGCAGGcttcgcggcagcggcagccaccgccgacgacgcagcgcgcaccccagcggcgcggcgaatCATCGCAGACTGCGC is part of the Leishmania major strain Friedlin complete genome, chromosome 25 genome and encodes:
- a CDS encoding putative ATPase beta subunit — translated: MLSRAQSAMIRRAAGVRAASSAVAAAAAKPAEHKGRVGYVSQVIGAVVDVHFSEGVPPVLTALDVTEDLGRDEPLTLEIVQHLDANTGRCIAMQTTDLLKLKSKVVSTGGNISVPVGRETLGRIFNVLGDAIDQRGPVGEKMRMAIHAEAPKLADQAAEDTILTTGIKVIDLILPYCKGGKIGLFGGAGVGKTVIIMELINNVAKGHGGFSVFAGVGERTREGTDLYLEMMQSKVIDLKGESKCVLVYGQMNEPPGARARVAQSALTMAEYFRDVEGQNVLLFIDNIFRFTQANSEVSALLGRIPAAVGYQPTLAEDLGMLQERITSTTKGSITSVQAVYVPADDITDPAPATTFSHLDATTVLDRAVAESGIYPAVNPLECASRIMDPDVIDVDHYNVAQDIVQMLTKYKELQDIIAVLGIDELSEEDKVVVDRARKVTRFLSQPFQVAEVFTGMTGHYVQLVDTVESFSGLLMGSYDQIPEMAFYMVGGIKSVLEKAKAMAEEAAAMEKQRRARQAANASDSQ
- a CDS encoding putative ATPase beta subunit — encoded protein: MLSRVQSAMIRRAAGVRAASSAVAAAAAKPAEHKGRVGYVSQVIGAVVDVHFSEGVPPVLTALDVTEDLGRDEPLTLEIVQHLDANTGRCIAMQTTDLLKLKSKVVSTGGNISVPVGRETLGRIFNVLGDAIDQRGPVGEKMRMAIHAEAPKLADQAAEDTILTTGIKVIDLILPYCKGGKIGLFGGAGVGKTVIIMELINNVAKGHGGFSVFAGVGERTREGTDLYLEMMQSKVIDLKGESKCVLVYGQMNEPPGARARVAQSALTMAEYFRDVEGQNVLLFIDNIFRFTQANSEVSALLGRIPAAVGYQPTLAEDLGMLQERITSTTKGSITSVQAVYVPADDITDPAPATTFSHLDATTVLDRAVAESGIYPAVNPLECASRIMDPDVIDVDHYNVAQDIVQMLTKYKELQDIIAVLGIDELSEEDKVVVDRARKVTRFLSQPFQVAEVFTGMTGHYVQLVDTVESFSGLLMGSYDQIPEMAFYMVGGIKSVLEKAKAMAEEAAAMEKQRRARQAANASDSQ